CCGTAGGACCTCATGAATTGCAACAGGTTTCAGATCGGCATCACGAACTTGTTATTACTCTTTCCGAAGGCAATAAGTTTCATTTTGGAGGAATAGATCTAACTGGCAATGAAAACTTTACAGAAGACAGCATTTTAGATAATTTCACCATGAGAAAGGGAGACGTGTTCGATCAGGAGAAATTTGACAAGCAGATGGCACAATTGTACTCTATGTACTTTGATGAAGGATTTATTTACGTTGATATTCGCAATAATTACGTTCGCGATTTAGACACCCTGAATGTTCAACTAAGTATAAACGAAAATACCCGCGCTAAAATACGTCAGATTCACATTACCGGCAATACGCGTACCAAAGAGAAGGTTTTGCGTCGGCAACTTGAGATTGCTCCGGGAGATTATTTCCGCCAAACCCAATTGATTCGCAGTCAACAGAATATCTACAATCTAGGTTTTTTTGAACCAGACATCAAGCTGGATTACGAGCGTATCAATAATAACGGCGATATTGATCTTCAAATAGATGTTATTGATAAATCCAGTGGAGTGGCAAACGGAGGCATTGGCTATAATTCATTAGACAAACTTGTGGGGCAGCTATCTCTTTCTCAGAACAATCTTTTTGGCAACAATTGGGGTGCCAGCATAACGTGGGATTTTGGCGGAAGTACTCAGAACTTTGAGCTAGGCTTTACAAATCCCAATCTTTACGACACAGATATTCTTCTGGGCACAAATTTGTATTACACTCGTAAAAGCTGGAGCTCCTTCTTTTATGAAATCTACACCCGTGGCGGAGCCTTAAGATTGGGTCAACCCATACCCTGGGTAGATAGAACCAGAGCATCATTGGGTTACTCTTTTTATAGTAAAAAATATAATATCACCAGTGACTCAGCCATTTATGCAGATAGCACAGCAAATCATACCCTGATCGAACTTGATAGGCTTGGGTGGCGATATACGTCGGCAGTGAATTTTACTTTGAGTCGCGATACCCGAGATAACATATTCTTCCCCACTAAGGGATCTCAAATGACATTATACTCTGAGCTTGCCGGAGGATTTTTTTTAGGTGACTTTGACTATTTTAAGCAGATAGCACAAGTTAACTGGTATTCTGAAGCATGGAAAAAACTAACCCTACGCACTAAATGGAGGTTTTCTTACATTACGCCCTATGGAGATTCAGAGGATGCTCCACCCGACGAAAAATTCTATCTGGGTGGAACAGGAGTGGATGGTATTCGTGGTTATCCAGATCGCTCAATTGGTCCTATCGGTGGAGGCACCAGAGCCATAATCTTCTCTACTGAATTGGGTTACCCAATAGCTGGAGACCAAGTAATTGCAGTTGGATTCTTTGATGCTGGAGAGAGTTACAATCACCTGCGAGATTTCAACTTTCTAAACTTTAAAAAAGGGTTGGGAGCAGGTATCAGGATTCGTAGCCCCTTTGGTTTGATAGGTTTTGACTATGCCTATGGCGTAGAAAGTCGCTCTTGGGAGCCACATCTGCAGTTTGGAACCACGTTTTAACATGAAATACAAGCATTTGTTTGGTCCGGTTGCCTCCAGGAGGCTAGGAGTTTCTTTAGGCGTAGATTTGGTGCCATATAAGTACTGTCCACTAAATTGTGTCTATTGTGAGATTCAGAGTACTACTCATTTGGAGATTGAGCGACATGAGTTTTTCCCCCCAAGTGAAATCTTGGGCGAACTAGATAGTTTCCTTAGTTCCAATCCGCATTTGGATTATATTACTTTTTCTGGGGCTGGAGAACCTACACTCAACAGTTCGATCAAGCAAATTATCATGTATATAAAAGAAACATATCCTCAATACAAGCTTGCCCTCCTTACAAATGGCACTCTGCTAAATCGCGATGATGTGCTTATGGAGATTCTTCCCTGTGATGTTATCTTGCCATCATTAGACGCGGCCAGTAATGAAATATACCAGAAGGTAAATCGCCCTCACCCCAGCCTTAACATCGATGATCTTATAGATGGTTTAATTGAGCTTAGGAAGTTGTACAACGGCGAGATATGGTTGGAGGTCTTTATAGTCCCCAATGTAACCGATACGGCTCAGGAATTAGATCGGCTCCGCTCTGCAATAGCAAGAATCTCTCCGGATTTGGTTCAACTGAATTCGTTAGACCGGCCAGGAGCTGAAGAATGGGTCAGGGCTGCAGACCCCCAACGGCTGAAGCAGATACGATCTTATATGCAAGAAGGTCTATCTATGCCGGTTGATATAATCGCTAAAATAGAGTATCAACCCGAGATGGACGTTTTGGATACTGATCTGGTAGATATTATTAAAAGCACTATCAGCCGCAGACCATCAACGGTTGAGGACCTTGCAGCCAGCTTAGGAATTCATATTAATGAGATATCTAGAGTAATGCGAGAGCTTAATAAACAAGGTAAACTGAAAACAGAACGTAAGCCCCAAGGTGTTTTTTACAAATGGATAGCATGATCTCAAGTACTGCAATTATTACCGGCGCAGGATCCGGCATAAGGATGGGTGGTGATATTAAGAAACAGTATCGTCTTTTAGACGGAATACCTATTCTAATTCGTACACTTGGCCCATTTTTCAGTTCACCAATTATTTCCAACATCATTGTAACCGCCCCAGAAGAAGACCTCAGCTATTGCTCTGCTCTTATCGCCCAATACTTTGAGCCTACCGATAAGCCATATTTGGTTATTTCCGGAGGCTTAGAGCGCCAGGATAGCGTGTTTGGGGCAATACAGCAATGTCCTGAAGAAACTTCTCTGGTATTTATCCACGATGCGGTTCGTCCTTTTATTGGCTTAGAACTTATTGAAGAATTACAAATTATTGCCCTAAGAGAAAAAGCAGTAGTTCCAGCCGCTAGGGTAAAAAATACAATCAAGCAAGTTTCGGGAGATTACATAGAATACACTCTGGCACGAGATCGTTTGATACAAGTATTTACGCCCCAAGTGTTCGATTTTCAACTTATAAAAAATTGCTATACAAAAGCTTATCATGATGGCTATATTAGCACTGATGATGCCGCTCTTGCCGAACACTTTGGTGCAAAAGTTCGCTATCATCTTACCGGAGATCTAAACATAAAGATTACCGATGAGTGGGATCTTACTCTTGCTCACCTTATTATTGAACAAAATATCATTATATAAAGGGAATACTATGCTACGCAGTATGTTGAGAAAACTTGTTAATCTAAAACTGAAACTTAGGTTACCACTCCCTGGTGTGGGTTGCGGGGTTTTGGGAATGGCTTTGCCCTCTGTTTCATTGAACATGGGAAAATATGCCGCTCAATTGTTAAAAGCCCTAGAATATAGAGGTTATGACAGCACTGGTGCTGCTTTTTTGAAGGAGAATAAAGAGATTGCCCTTTTAAAAGATGTCGGTGCTCCTTCTACTCTGGTAAAAACACTAGGTATAGAAAAACAAGACGGGAAAATATTCTGTGGTCAGGTGCGCTGGGCTACTTTCGGATTTGTAGATAAAATTAATGCTCAGCCTCATGAAGTAAATTGTAAACGCCATCTTTTTGGAGCTCACAACGGAAATATTACAAACACACGTGAGCTTAAAGTTTTTCTTACCAAAGAGGGGCATACTGTACTTTCTGATAATGATGGCGAAATGTTGGTCCATTGTGTTGAACACTATTTTGATATCGAAATGGACAAAGCGAATAATCCCACCGACAGAGAAAAGCGTAAAGAATGTATGCGCAAGGCAATAATTCAAACCTCTGATAAGATTATTGGATCCTACGCAGCAGTCATTGTGGATCCAGAAACAGAAACTTCTTGGGCAATAAAAGCTGGATCTAGCCTATATTTTGGTGTGGGAGAAATTGAGGGCATGGAGTTTTCTTTGGCTTCTTCGGATCTCACCGCGGTTCTTCGCTTTACTAAGCTATTAGTTAATCTCCGTGAAGGAGAATTCGTTGAATACAATAGCAATTATTACCAAGTATATGCTCAGAAAAACCTTCGCTTTAAAAGACTTGGGCAGCCCGATGAATTGTATGCAACTGGTGACAAGATACAGGCAAAACCCAAATACTCGAAATTG
This genomic window from Candidatus Cloacimonadota bacterium contains:
- the bamA gene encoding outer membrane protein assembly factor BamA; translation: MLKCLKHNLLIIVLLMLFGSLWAAGETIYEIRVEGTQNIAPELVTSAMSMRVGDPLDSESVARSIRNLYRMGVFSDIQFHSEPYRTGINLIVQVVENPAVASINYQGFKVVKKEKVEELANLRIGSYWSGSMKADLLQKLQAEYSGKGFGNAKIEVIEQELPEHKLALTIRVDEGNRIILKQITFIGNDHYEDKELIRRMKTKPQGFLRSGRFDQEKFAGDLKALADYYRKNGFIDVTVGPHELQQVSDRHHELVITLSEGNKFHFGGIDLTGNENFTEDSILDNFTMRKGDVFDQEKFDKQMAQLYSMYFDEGFIYVDIRNNYVRDLDTLNVQLSINENTRAKIRQIHITGNTRTKEKVLRRQLEIAPGDYFRQTQLIRSQQNIYNLGFFEPDIKLDYERINNNGDIDLQIDVIDKSSGVANGGIGYNSLDKLVGQLSLSQNNLFGNNWGASITWDFGGSTQNFELGFTNPNLYDTDILLGTNLYYTRKSWSSFFYEIYTRGGALRLGQPIPWVDRTRASLGYSFYSKKYNITSDSAIYADSTANHTLIELDRLGWRYTSAVNFTLSRDTRDNIFFPTKGSQMTLYSELAGGFFLGDFDYFKQIAQVNWYSEAWKKLTLRTKWRFSYITPYGDSEDAPPDEKFYLGGTGVDGIRGYPDRSIGPIGGGTRAIIFSTELGYPIAGDQVIAVGFFDAGESYNHLRDFNFLNFKKGLGAGIRIRSPFGLIGFDYAYGVESRSWEPHLQFGTTF
- a CDS encoding radical SAM protein — translated: MKYKHLFGPVASRRLGVSLGVDLVPYKYCPLNCVYCEIQSTTHLEIERHEFFPPSEILGELDSFLSSNPHLDYITFSGAGEPTLNSSIKQIIMYIKETYPQYKLALLTNGTLLNRDDVLMEILPCDVILPSLDAASNEIYQKVNRPHPSLNIDDLIDGLIELRKLYNGEIWLEVFIVPNVTDTAQELDRLRSAIARISPDLVQLNSLDRPGAEEWVRAADPQRLKQIRSYMQEGLSMPVDIIAKIEYQPEMDVLDTDLVDIIKSTISRRPSTVEDLAASLGIHINEISRVMRELNKQGKLKTERKPQGVFYKWIA
- a CDS encoding 2-C-methyl-D-erythritol 4-phosphate cytidylyltransferase — encoded protein: MDSMISSTAIITGAGSGIRMGGDIKKQYRLLDGIPILIRTLGPFFSSPIISNIIVTAPEEDLSYCSALIAQYFEPTDKPYLVISGGLERQDSVFGAIQQCPEETSLVFIHDAVRPFIGLELIEELQIIALREKAVVPAARVKNTIKQVSGDYIEYTLARDRLIQVFTPQVFDFQLIKNCYTKAYHDGYISTDDAALAEHFGAKVRYHLTGDLNIKITDEWDLTLAHLIIEQNIII